A genome region from Victivallis lenta includes the following:
- a CDS encoding AAA family ATPase, whose amino-acid sequence MDTQNGLKEFFVNFFVPIDNIPEDTAWRNSISMEARASMLIDNASLEDLSSLFNVCINENVLTLKLPAPLSVQVTAPTTFPAPTTVGYTYVNVCYSWNFSSYCITRTETTTDYFQISGRWHIKDSLFERSKCENLLTLNLHNAKPSFYWNDSGAVNILHDCSGKLQEELKKHFAEHSTFQLAESLTSYNTPGKICRFFRKEALPLSPISLSHHLSQLEEGVSTIPFEPVISGQSEAESVHDSLKSMFSAKRLPSPLLEYQPKVYEKSQQFLFPFKDEDNYTVMTVLKCYDDTFQRKNFLPVTRWRVKHTLQRYCMAVPGEKKLSLFNLQELAAYPEAPVILTDSLEIAALNQAKIEPEKLIFTSFMCDDGHYDQVDWKPLKGRLPYLLVTNHSGRTFEEACLKTGKLADYLKESQAIELQFVRVPVWYRPLPVLHSIQELISAYKAAPPLPYKEDIRILTSEEFETIRETAEQRIDIPPEAWWKTERERLALSPQASTDILEVTNMNRLDYILWPFLVRGKGTLLYASKGIGKSALAHSIAACLSSRQKRRLFIENSWGASKGNFDSYKVLYLDFENQPNEHQDFLKRMCRKYWHTEKNETEKDAKNFLWKNMPEIGLSGINFTLPENHQKLLDLLDKAQNEGESNHPVDVLIIDTYHEFTSLSDEVNTHRGLRALLRILNERNLATLILNHAKASDSQKMSGYNIIKESFAYVMKLRREGEQSRPLSEPITVSFDAVRTGWLGREQTVFKIYQPESPGRWHLYSPGCSATEERNRIRDYYIKVEKFGKEEMAKLLGTSPASLYRDVKDAD is encoded by the coding sequence ATGGATACACAAAATGGACTGAAAGAGTTCTTTGTAAATTTTTTTGTGCCGATTGACAATATTCCGGAGGATACAGCCTGGCGTAATTCTATCAGCATGGAAGCACGTGCTTCCATGCTGATAGATAATGCTTCTCTGGAGGATTTGTCTTCGCTTTTCAATGTATGCATCAATGAAAATGTTCTTACTCTTAAATTGCCTGCCCCACTGTCGGTTCAAGTTACTGCACCGACGACTTTTCCCGCACCCACGACAGTCGGATACACCTACGTAAATGTATGTTATTCTTGGAATTTTTCCAGTTACTGCATAACGAGAACAGAAACAACAACTGACTACTTCCAGATTAGTGGACGCTGGCATATAAAAGATTCATTGTTTGAGAGAAGTAAATGCGAAAATCTCTTGACGCTAAATTTACACAATGCAAAACCCTCTTTTTACTGGAATGACTCCGGAGCTGTAAATATTTTGCATGATTGTTCAGGTAAACTTCAAGAGGAGTTGAAAAAGCATTTTGCTGAGCATTCGACTTTCCAGTTGGCAGAATCATTAACTTCCTATAATACTCCGGGGAAAATCTGCCGTTTCTTTCGTAAGGAAGCATTGCCGCTATCACCGATTTCTTTGTCTCATCATCTCTCACAGCTTGAAGAGGGTGTTTCGACAATACCATTCGAGCCTGTCATTTCTGGACAAAGTGAAGCTGAAAGTGTTCACGATTCCTTAAAAAGCATGTTCTCGGCAAAGCGATTGCCAAGTCCATTATTAGAATATCAACCCAAAGTGTATGAGAAATCGCAACAGTTTCTTTTTCCGTTCAAGGATGAAGATAACTATACGGTTATGACTGTATTGAAATGTTATGATGATACTTTTCAGCGGAAAAATTTCCTGCCTGTGACACGCTGGCGGGTCAAGCATACTCTTCAACGATATTGTATGGCTGTTCCGGGGGAAAAGAAATTATCCTTATTCAATTTGCAGGAGCTGGCTGCTTATCCGGAGGCCCCTGTCATATTGACCGACAGCCTTGAAATAGCCGCCCTTAATCAAGCAAAGATAGAGCCGGAGAAATTGATTTTCACCAGTTTTATGTGTGATGATGGACATTATGATCAGGTGGATTGGAAGCCGTTAAAAGGTCGTCTGCCTTATCTGCTTGTCACGAATCATTCAGGCAGAACATTCGAAGAAGCCTGTTTGAAAACCGGTAAGCTGGCAGATTATTTGAAGGAATCTCAAGCAATAGAACTTCAGTTCGTTCGCGTTCCTGTCTGGTATCGTCCTCTTCCTGTTCTGCATAGTATTCAAGAGTTGATCTCGGCATATAAAGCAGCTCCCCCGCTGCCTTATAAAGAAGATATACGGATATTGACGTCGGAAGAGTTTGAAACGATTCGAGAAACGGCAGAGCAGAGGATTGACATACCGCCGGAAGCATGGTGGAAAACAGAACGGGAGCGGCTTGCCTTATCGCCACAAGCTTCAACAGATATTCTTGAAGTGACAAATATGAATCGGTTGGACTACATTCTCTGGCCTTTTCTTGTCCGCGGTAAAGGAACTCTGCTGTATGCGAGCAAGGGGATCGGTAAAAGTGCGTTAGCTCACAGCATTGCTGCTTGCTTGAGCAGTCGGCAAAAGAGACGGTTGTTTATAGAAAACAGCTGGGGAGCAAGCAAGGGAAACTTTGACTCTTATAAAGTTCTGTATCTTGATTTTGAAAATCAGCCTAATGAACATCAGGATTTTTTAAAACGGATGTGCCGAAAGTATTGGCATACTGAAAAAAACGAAACAGAGAAAGATGCAAAGAACTTTCTTTGGAAAAACATGCCTGAAATAGGGTTGTCAGGAATCAATTTTACTCTTCCCGAAAATCATCAGAAGTTATTGGATTTGCTTGATAAAGCTCAGAATGAAGGAGAATCAAATCATCCGGTGGATGTACTCATTATCGACACTTACCATGAATTTACGAGTTTGAGTGATGAGGTAAACACTCATCGCGGTTTGCGGGCGCTTTTGCGGATACTCAATGAGCGTAATTTAGCCACTTTGATTTTAAACCATGCCAAAGCGTCAGACTCGCAAAAAATGTCGGGTTACAATATCATCAAAGAATCTTTTGCATATGTGATGAAACTCAGGCGGGAAGGTGAACAATCCCGACCTCTTTCGGAACCGATAACAGTCAGCTTCGACGCTGTCCGAACAGGCTGGCTGGGACGGGAACAAACGGTGTTTAAAATATATCAGCCGGAGTCACCGGGCAGATGGCATCTCTACTCGCCCGGATGTTCTGCAACGGAAGAACGGAATCGGATAAGAGACTACTACATCAAGGTAGAAAAGTTTGGAAAAGAGGAAATGGCAAAACTACTCGGAACATCTCCAGCTTCGTTATATCGTGATGTAAAAGATGCTGATTGA